In Paenibacillus guangzhouensis, a single window of DNA contains:
- the nirD gene encoding nitrite reductase small subunit NirD — protein MSTTMNMIKVIKLEDLAIQIGKEVHVKEKSIAIFRLSNGDVRAVSNRCPHKNGPLAEGIVSGEFVFCPLHDWKISLVTGEVQKPDDGCIEVYPTEIRDGYVYLGGL, from the coding sequence ATGAGTACAACGATGAATATGATCAAAGTAATCAAGCTCGAAGATCTTGCGATACAGATCGGCAAAGAAGTGCATGTGAAGGAGAAGTCGATCGCCATCTTTCGCCTATCGAATGGTGATGTCCGTGCGGTGAGTAATCGTTGTCCGCATAAGAACGGTCCGCTTGCTGAAGGGATTGTCTCCGGGGAATTCGTGTTCTGTCCTCTGCATGACTGGAAAATCTCGCTTGTCACAGGTGAAGTCCAGAAGCCAGATGATGGATGCATTGAAGTATATCCGACGGAAATTCGTGACGGTTATGTCTATCTCGGGGGGCTGTAA
- a CDS encoding formate/nitrite transporter family protein, with protein MKELINVINNAGVGKVALLNRSKGKYLTSSMLAGLFVGLGIILIFTIGGLLSPAHVPSTKIIMGISFGIALSLVIMAGGELFTGNNFILTVSTLEKKTTWLETMRIWFYSYIGNFAGSMLVAAIFVGTGLATGGVADFINTVAGAKMNAPFFELFMRGILCNTLVCLAIWCSMKLKEETAKLIMIFWCLFAFITSGFEHSVANMTLLSISLFIPHPETVSWVGLAANLVPVTLGNIVGGMLFVGIAYWYIAREREK; from the coding sequence ATGAAGGAGCTCATTAATGTCATTAACAATGCAGGCGTAGGGAAAGTCGCTTTATTGAATCGCAGCAAAGGGAAGTACCTGACTTCCTCGATGCTCGCCGGATTGTTCGTAGGTCTGGGTATCATTCTCATCTTCACCATTGGCGGGCTGTTATCGCCGGCGCACGTGCCGAGCACCAAGATCATTATGGGGATCTCCTTCGGGATCGCCCTCAGCCTAGTCATCATGGCGGGCGGCGAATTGTTCACGGGCAATAACTTTATTCTGACCGTGAGTACGTTAGAAAAGAAGACCACGTGGCTTGAGACGATGCGCATATGGTTCTACAGTTACATTGGCAATTTTGCAGGGTCCATGCTCGTGGCGGCCATCTTCGTCGGAACGGGGCTAGCGACTGGCGGTGTAGCGGATTTCATCAACACGGTAGCTGGAGCCAAGATGAATGCGCCATTCTTCGAATTGTTCATGCGCGGCATCTTGTGTAACACGCTGGTGTGTCTTGCGATCTGGTGCTCGATGAAATTGAAGGAGGAGACGGCGAAGCTCATCATGATTTTCTGGTGCCTATTCGCCTTCATCACGTCTGGCTTCGAGCATAGCGTGGCGAATATGACGTTATTGTCGATCTCGCTCTTCATCCCGCATCCGGAGACGGTATCGTGGGTAGGACTTGCGGCGAACCTCGTTCCCGTAACGCTTGGGAACATCGTCGGCGGTATGCTCTTCGTAGGTATTGCGTATTGGTATATTGCACGGGAACGGGAAAAGTAG